TCGAGCCGCCGGCGGATCTGCGGGCGCGGATCGTGTCGCAGCTGCCCGGATCCGGCTCGCGGCTGCCGGGCGCCGGGTTGTGGCTTCCAGCCGGCTCGCAGCGGACTCGCTGGATCCTCGCTGCGGGGGTCGCGGCGGCGATCCTGCTCGCGCTGGTCGTCACGCGGCACGATACGGCGATCCTGCCGCACGCGCCGGTTGTCGCCACGGCGCTGGATACGCGGCTGCCTGCCAAACGCGTGGCGGCGGTCGAGCCGCCGCCGGCGATCCCGCTTGCGCCGCCGCGCCCGGTGGCCGCCGCGGCGCCCCGCAGGATTGCGGCCGCCGCCGTCGAATTGGATGGCCCGTCGATCACGATCGAACCCTTGAACAGGATCGCACCGATCAACGTCGCCCCGATTGCCGGGAGCCGCGTCACGCCGGCAACGATTGCAATCGCCCCGTTGTCTCCGATCGCCGAAATGCAGATCGCACCATTGACACCGCCCGACCGGCGGTAAGACGAGGAGCCTATGTTGAAGAGAGTCGTGTTCATGATTCTGGCCGTCGCGTTCGCCGCCACAGCGTCAGCGCAGACGGCCAAAGCCGCGCCGGCAAAGGAAGTCAGCAAGAGCGATGCGGCACCCGCGAAGGCGGCGCCGCCCGAACCGGCGCCGCTGCCGATCAACGTCAAGATCGAGGTGTCGATTACCGATCAGACGGGCACGAATCAGCCGGCGAAGAAGATCGTGACGATGATCACGAGCGATCGCCAAAGTAACAGTATCCGCAGCAGCGCGAGCATGCCTGTGAAGGCGGGCGCGAACGGACCGATGGTCAACTATCGCAACGTGACTATCAACGTCGACGCGCGCCCGACCATCGTCCAGAAGGAGCCGAACAGAGTACTGGTCGCCTTTGGCCTCGAGTATCTCCCGAAGTCCGCCGGCGGGTCGGAGGAACTCGAACCGGGCATGTCGCAATTGAACGAGCGCCTCACGCTCGTGCTCGACTCCGGCAAGCCGATGATCGTGTCACAGGCGGCCGACCCCATGTCCGATCGCAAGATCACCGTGGAGGTCACTGCGACCATTCTGAAGTAGCCTGCCTCTGCGATCTGAAGGGCGGATGTCGGGTCCGCCCTATCTCCGCGGCCCGTCGGGCGTGCCTTCAGGTTCGCCGCTCACGAACACCTGCAGGTCCCCCACGTTCGTGCCGGTCGGCCCGGTGACGACGAGATCGCCGAGTGCCAGGAAGAAGGGATGCGAGTCATGCCGCCCTAGCGCCCCGCTGGCGTCCAGGCCGAGCGCCTGCGCCCGCGCGATCGTCGTCGCGTCGGCGATGGCACCCGCCGCATCCGTCGGGCCGTCAATCCCGTCGGTGCCGATGCTGGCCAGGGCGATGTCGCCGCCGCGCGCCATCGCCAGCGCGGCCGCCAGCGCGAACTCCTGGTTGCGGCCCCCCACTCCCGTCTTCCCTTCCAGCGTCACCGTCGTCTCGCCACTGGCGATGATGCAGGCAGGCCGGTCGTGTCGGGCCGCACGGGCCTGCGCACGCTCGACGAACGCCCGGCCGGCGGGCGCGGCCGCCCCGAACGTCGGCGGATCGATGCGCTCGACCACGTAGCCGAGCCGCGCGGCTTCCGCAGCCGCGCCGTCCATCGCGTCACGTCTCGACCCCGCCAGAACGAAGTGGGCTCCCGCCAGACGCGAATCGCCGGGCTTCGGCGTTTCTGCGATCTCGCCGCGGAGGCCCCGCTGCAGAAGTTGCACGATGCGGCTCCGCGACTGCTCGTCGCCGGCGAACAGACCGGCGAAGGTGGTCTGACCCCCGTCTGACCCCGGTTTGACCCCGGTCTGACCCCGGTCTGACCCTGGGTGAAGGGCGTGGAGGGCGGCAGCGAAGGTCGAGGGGTCGGCGACGGTCGGGCCGGAGCCGATGACGGCGGGGTCGTCTTCGATCGGGCTGTGGACATCGGAAATCGCGTAGGTCACCGACAGGCCGGCCGCTGCCGCGAGCTGTCCACCCTTGATCGCCGAGACGTGCTTGCGGACGGCGTTGATCGACGCGATCGGCAGACCGCTTCCGAGAAGCCAGCGCGTCAGGCCGATCTTGTCTTGCAGGGTCAGCCCCTCGGCCGGGGCGGCCAGCATGGCCGACGCGCCTCCCGACAGCAGCACCACCAGCAGCTCGTTCCGCCGGCGCGACTCGGCCGCCAGGGCAAGCGCCCGGCGCGCCGACTCGACGCTCGCCGCATCGGGCAGCGGGTGCGATCCCCGAGCCACCAGCAGCTCGCGGATCCGCGCTCCATACACTCGCCGGAAGGCATCGGCCATCGGCACGGCTGCCTTGCCGGCAGCTATGACAGTCAGCGGAACGTCAGGGGAAACCGGGTGGAGCGCCAGCGCGCGTGAGAGGAGCGCGGACGCATCGCAGGCGCGCAAGGCACCCGCAACAATCGCACGGAGGTGGGCGTCGAATCGATTAGTGATATTTCCTGGGATCGTTCCAGCCCGACAGGCCGGTGACGACATCGAACTTCCGCAGCAGACCGGTCATCACGGCGTCGGCATCATCGCGAACGCACAGATGCTCGAGCTGGTTCAAGACCCGGGAGATGGCGCAGTCAGCGTCGGTGATGGCGCGCTCGGAATAGTATTCGCGCTGTCGCGCGAGACACGCGCGGTGTTTCAGGAATTCTTCGCGGTAGAAGGCGGTGAGAAAAGCTGCGCTCGAGACCCGATCCGGGCTGGTAACGCGTGCCATGCGACTCCTCGGGTGAGACATATCCGAGTGGATGAATCGAGTCTAAGTCGCGGCGCCGGAGCTTGTCAAACAAATGTCACACGGACTCAGCGGACGCCGCGCGCCACGGCGAAACCGCCGAGGCAGCCGAGCGCCATACCCCCGATTACGAGCAGGAGTACCACCTGCGCCGGCACAAAGGCGAGCCCTGTCAGCCCGACCGCATCCCCCAGAAAGGCCGCATAGCGCACCCGGATCGCGGCAAAGGCGGCCAGCAGCGCCGCCACCGCCAGCACCGCCCCCATGCCCCCCTGGACCAGACCCTCGGCGATGAACGGCCCGCGGATGTAGGCGAAAGGGGCCCCCACCAGCTGCATGATGTCGATTTCCTCGCGCCGCGCGAGCGCCGCCAGTCGGACGACGTTGGCGACGGTCATCGCGCTGGCGACCGTCAGCAGCACGATGATGATGACGCCGACGCCGCGGACGACCCGCACGGTCGCGTTGAGGCGTGCAATCCACGTCCGGTCGTAGCGCACATCGGCCACGCCGCCGACTGCGCCGAGCGTTGTCACCAGCGTGTCGATCGCCGCGGTCGCGTCCTGCGCGACGTCGTTGAGGCGGACCTCGTAGGAGGACGGAAACGGATTGTGATCGAGCGATGCGGACGCCGGCGCCAGGTCCGGGAACTCCCGCGCGAACTCGCGCCGCGCGTCGTCCTTCGACACGAACTGCACGGACGACGCCAGACCGCTCTGGTTGACCATCTCGCCGACCGCCGCGACCTGCGCCGGCGACGCATCGTCTCGCAGATAGACCGCGAGTTCGGCGGCGTCGGTCCAGCCGCGGACGACTCGCTGCAGGTTGGCGTTGACCATGACGAAGAAGCCGAGGACGAAGAGGCCCGCAGCAATCGTCGCGATCGACACCACGGCGGCGCGGCGGCTTCGCCAGAGGCTCTCCGCCGCCTCGCTGAAGAAATAGCCGAGGGCCCGCATCAGGCGACCTCCACGAGCGCGCCGTGATCGAGCGTGACGGTGCGGCGGCCGACCCGGCGGATCAACTCGCGATCGTGCGTCGCCACCAGCACCGTGGTACCGCGCGCGTTGATCTCGCGGAACAGGTTCATGATTTCGAGCGACAGGTCCGGATCCAGGTTCCCGGTCGGTTCGTCGGCGAGAATGATCACCGGATCGTTGACGAGCGCACGCGCAATCGCGACCCGCTGCTGCTCGCCGCCCGACAGCTCGAGCGGATAGGCGGACATGCGGTGCTGCAGCCCGACCCACTTCAGCACCTGGAACGTCCGCCGCTGCTGCTGCGTCGGCACCATGCCGAGCACGCGCGGCACGAAGGCGACGTTCTCGAGCACGGTCTTGTTCGGCAGCAGCTTGAAGTCCTGAAAGACGAATCCGAGTGAACGGCGGTACGCCTGCACCTGGCGCAGCGACAACTGCGACAGGTCGCGACCGCCGACGACCAGACGCCCGTCATTGGGGATTTCCTGCCGCAGCAGCATGCGCAGCAGCGTCGACTTGCCGGCGCCGCTCGGTCCGGTCAGGAACACGAACTCCCCCTTGTCGATCCGCAGCGACAGATCGCGCAGGGCGTAGACGCCGCGGCTGTACATCTTCGAGACGTGCTGCGCCTCGATCACGCGGGCTCCTCGAGGAAGCGCTTCACCGCCGCGTTCACCGTCGCCGGATCGGCCTTGCCGGCGGAGGCCTTCATCACCTGGCCGACGAGAAAGCCGAACGCCTTCGACTTGCCGGCCCGGTATTCGGCGACGGTGGCGGGGTGCCCGGCCAGCGTCTCGCGCACCATGCGATCGATTGCGGCGGCGTCGTCGATGCGCGCCAGCCCCTCGGCGTCGACGATGTCGCGGGCGGAGCGCGGCGTCCCGTACATCTTCTCGAAGACGTCCTTGGCGACCGGGCCGGTGATCGTGCCGGCGTCGATGAGCGCGATCAGGCCGCCGAGCGCCTCGGCGGCGAGCGGCGCCGACTCGATCGCATCCCTGGTCTCCTTCAGCTTGCGCGCGAGTTCCCCCATCACCCAGTTGCTCGCCGCCTTCGGGTTGCCGCTCGCGGCGGCCACCCGCTCGAAATAATCGGCGAAGGCCATCGACTGCGTGAGCACGCCCGCGTCGTATTCGGGGAGCCCATACTGCGACACGAAGCGGGCGCGGCGTGCCTCGGGCAGTTCGGGCAGCGACCCGCGGATCCCTTCGACCCACGCCGGGTCGACGGCCAGCGGCGCGAGATCGGGCTCCGGAAAGTAGCGGTAGTCGTCGGCCTCTTCCTTGGTGCGCATCACCGTCGTCCGGCCGGTCGAGGGATCGAAGAGCCGCGTCTCCTGCACGAGCGGGGTGCCGTCACGCCGGGCCTGAACGTGCCGCGCGATCTCGAACTCGACCGCCCGCTGCACGTGGCGGAACGAGTTGAGGTTCTTCAGCTCGGTCTTGACGCCGAAGGCCGTCTCGCCGGCGGGCCGGACCGAGACGTTGGCGTCGCAGCGCAGGCTGCCCTCTTCCATGTTGCCGTCGTTGACGCCGACCGCCACGAGGATCTCCCGGACGCGGCTGAACGCCTCGGCGGCGTCGGCGGCCGATCGGAGGTCGGGACGCGTCACGATCTCGACGAGCGGTACGCCGCTGCGGTTGAAATCCAGGTACGTGGACCGCGACGAGTCGGGGAGCCCGTCGTGGAGCGACTTGCCCGCGTCCTCTTCCATGTGCACGCGGATGACGCCGACCGCGATGCGACGGCCGTCCGTCGAAAACGCGATCTCGCCGTCGGTCGCCAGCGGCTGGTCGTACTGCGAGATCTGGTAGCCCTTGGGCAGATCAGGGTAGAAGTAGTTCTTGCGCGCGAACACGGAGGCGGGATGCACCTGACAGCCGAGCGCGAGCGACGTGCGCACCGCCAACTCCACCGCCCGGCGGTTGAGCACCGGCAGGGCGCCGGGCAGCCCCAGGCACACCGGGCACAGCGCGGTGTTGGGCTCGGCGCCGAACCGCGTCGAACAGCCGCAGAAGATCTTGGTGGCGGTCAGCAGCTGGGCGTGAATCTCCAGACCGATGACCGGCTCGAATTCGGGCACGTGCGGCCGATTGTATTTGGAAATGTGGAGATGTGGAAATGTGGAGATGTCGTTTCCACATTTCCACATCCCCACATTTCCACATCAGATCTGCACGACCCTCTTGAACACCTCGACGACCGCTGTGTCGAACTGCGAGCCGGCGCAGCGGTCGAGTTCGAGGACCGCCTCGCGCGGCGAAATGGCGTCGCGGAATACGCGCGGCCGGGTCATCGTGTCGTAGGCGTCGGCGACCGCGATGATGCGCGCGCCGAGCGCCACGTCGAGCGCCGGCGCGCCGTTGGGGTAGCCCAGCCCGTCGACGCGCTCGCAGGCGTCGCGCACCAGCTCCGCGGCCGGCGCCAGATAGGGCACGGCGGCGATCAGATCGGCAGCCACTTCGGGGTGGAGGCGGATGATGGCCTGCTCTTCGGCGGTGAGCGGCGCCGGTTTGCGCAGGACCGCCTCCGGCATCGCCAGCTTGCCGACGTCGTGCAGCAGCGCGGCGCGTTCGAGCGCGGTCATGTCCTCCTCGGCGAGGCCGAGCGCACAGCCGACGCTGGCCGCCAGCGCGGCGACCCGGTAGGCGTGGGCATAGGCGTCGGGATCCGAGAGCGTCAGCGCCGACAGCAGGCCGTCGAGCGCCTCATCGGAGTCGATCGTCAGCGAGGCGAGCGCGTCGCTCAGACGCTGGCGGCGCTGCTCGACCTCGGCGTCGAGCGACTCGCGCCAGCGGCGCGAATCGGCGGCCGCCTTGTGCCATTCGAGCCCGCGCAGCACCGAGTCGCGAAGACGGTCGCGGCCGAACGGCTTGGTGAGATAGTCGATGACCCCCTGACGCAGGCTGGTCACCGCCGAATTCACGTCCTGGACGCCGGTCGCCATAATCACCGCCGTCTCGGGCGAGTCGCGGCGGATGTGCTGCGCGAGCCACAGGCCGTCGTGGCCGGGCATGCGGATGTCGCAGAGCGCCACCGCCGGCGCGCGATGGCGAACACGGTCGAGCGCCTCTTCGGCATTGGCGGCGGTGCGCACGTCGTAGCCGCCGGCGATCAGCCAGCGCGCGATCAGCTCGCGAATGCCGTCCTCGTCGTCGACGACCAGGATCGATGGGTTCAAGTGCACGGGAGCGGCGGAGGCCGGCGTCATGCGCGAGGACAGTGCAAAGATGCCGCCAGCGGATCAGCTTCGAACGCGGCCGAAATGGCGTGTCGTGTGCGAACTGGTGTGCGGCCGGGGCACGCCCGCGCACACCGCGCGCCTCAGGCGCCCACGTTCTGGAGTCCGGTCTGACGCCGCGAGATCGTGTCGGCGAGATTGAGGCGTTCGAGTCGCCGATAGAGCGCGCGCCGGCTCAGGCCCAGCATGCGCGCCGCCGCCTTCTTGTTGCCGTTGGCGCGCTGCAGCGCGCGCTGGATGTGCTCGCGCTCGACGTTGACGAGCAGGGCGTCCTCCGCGGTCCCCGCCGCGGCGGCGCCGGCAGCCGGCGTCTGCGGGCCCCACGCCGCCCCCGATGGCGGCATGCTCACCGACACCTCGCGCTCGGTGATGAAATCGCCGTCGGCCAGAATGCACGCGCGCTCGATGACGTTGCGCAGCTCGCGCACGTTGCCGTCCCACACCGCCACGCCGAGGAGCCGCTCCGCCCCCGGCGTCATGCCGCGCAGCGGCTTCTGGAGCCGCTCCGCCGTCTCGCGAACGAACGCCGCGGTCAGATACGGCACGTCTTCCCGCCGGTCGCGCAGCGGCGGCAGCCGCACTTCGACGACGTTGAGTCGGTAGTAGAGGTCGCTGCGGAATCGGCCGGCCGCCACCTCCGCGCGCAGATCGCGATTGGTCGCGGCCAGCACGTGGACGTTGACCTTGCGAGGATCGATCGAACCGACGCGGTTCACCTCGCCGAGCTCCAGCACCCGCAGCAATTTCGCCTGCACGGTCAGCGGCAGCTCGCCGATCTCGTCGAGGAACAGCGTGCCGTTGTCGGCCAGCTCGAACAGGCCCGGCTTGTGCTCGGTCGCGCCGGTAAAGGCGCCTCGGACATGCCCGAACAGCTCGCTCTCGAACAGCGTTTCCACGACCGCCGAACAGTTCACGGTGACGAAGCGCCGATCGGAGCGCGGACCCGTGCGATGCAGCGCCCGTGCGACCAGCTCCTTGCCGGTTCCAGTCTCGCCGCTGATCAGCGCCGTGCGGACGTGCGGCGCCAGACGGCGGATCATCCCGAACAGCTCCTGCATCGCCGGGCCGCGGCCGATCATTCCGCAGAATTCGAGCCGCCGCGCCAGATCGCCCTCGATCGAGAGCAGACTGCGGCGCCGCTCCAGGTCGTCGCGCACGCCCGTCAGCAGCTGCTCGAGGCGATGGAAGTCGAGCGGCTTGCTCAGATAGTCGGTGGCCCCGAGCTTGATCGCTTCGACCGCGGTCTCCACCGACGCGTAGCCGGTCATCAGCACCGCCTGACAGCGCGGGTCGATGTCGCGGATGGCGCGCAGCACGTCGAGGCCGCCGACGTCGGGCATGCGCAGGTCGACCATCAGCAGATCGGCGCGCCGCGTCTGCAGCAACGCGATGGCGGCGCCGCCGCTCGAGCAGGTCTCCGCGTCGTAGCCCATCCGGCGCGCGAACCGGCTGACCACGTCGAGGATCCCCTGTTCGTCGTCGACCACAACCAGCAGCGGCTTCGGCCCGCTCATGCGTACTCCTTTGCCTGCCCGCGCAGCGCCGCCCGCAGCGCCGCCAATTCGTAGGGCGGCGCCACGCCGCCGTCTCCGGTCTCGTCGGTCATCGGGATCACGACAGTCGGCTCGCCGGCGCGTGCGGCCCATCCGGCGCGGCGGTCTCTCACAAGGGCCGGGTCGAGGAACGCCACGTCGAACCCGCCCGCAACCAGCCGGCTGCGCGCGTCTTCGGCGCTCTCCGCACAGGTCACGGCATGGCCCCAGCCGGTGAGCGCCGCCGCGACATAGTCGCGCTCGGTCGAATCGTGATGCGCCACGATCACGCGGCGTGCCTCGCCGGCCGCCGTCACCGACGCCGGCAGCAGGACCGTGAAGCGGGTGCCCTCGCCGACCCGGCTGTCGACCGCGATCTGGCCGCCGTGATCGCGGATGATGCCGTAGCAGATGCTCAGGCCGAGTCCGGTGCCCTGCCCCACTTCGCGGGTGGTGAAGAACGGATCGAAGATGCGGCGCAGATTCTCGTCGGCGATGCCGTGGCCGGTGTCGGCGATCGACAACTCGACCGCGTCGGCCTCGCGCACGTGGCGCGCCGCGACCCGCAGCCGCCGGAGCGGGCGCGAGCGCATCGCCTGTTCGGCGTTGAGTACCAGATTGAGGAGCGCCTGCTGCAGCTGACCGCCGTCGCCGAGCACCGGCGGCAGCGCCGGCTGGCACTCGGTCTCGAGCTCAACGGCGTTGAGGCGGAACTCGTAGGCGCGCAGGGCGAGCACGCGGTTGAGCAGCTCGCCGACGTCCTGCGCGGCGCGCGCCGCCGACTGGCGCCGCGCGAAGGCGAGCAGGTTGCGGACGATGCGGGCGGCCCGTTCGGATTCTTCGGCGATGCGGCGCAGGTCCTGGCCCAGTTCGGCGGTCGGCCGCGGCGGCGCACCCTCGGCCACTTCCCGCACTTCTTCCTGCAGCAGCTGCGCGTAGCCGATGACGCTGGTCAGCGGGTTGTTCAGCTCGTGCGCGACGCCGGCCACCAGTTGGCCGATCGCCGAGAGCTTCTCGGACTGCAGCAGCTGCGCCTGCGTCGCCTTGAGGCGGTCGACCGTGGCGACCAGCCGCGCGTTGGTGGCGGCGAGCTCATCGCTCATCTGCCGCATCCGCCGCGCGCTCTGGATTTCCGGAGTCACGTTCTTGGCAATCTGCACGATCGCGGCGCCGCCGGTCGCGTCGAGCACCGGACAGGTCGTGACGCTGAAGATCTGGTCGCCGCGCGACACTTCGTCACGGACGCAGGCGCGACCGGCGGCCCCGCCGACGGCGCAGCGCGGAAACGGCGCATCGCACAGCCCGACCTCGTCGCAGGAGAGACCACGCAGCGATCGGATCGGACGGTTCAGCATCGTGCTGAGGCCGGTGTTGCCCCGCAGCAGGCGGCCGCGGCGGTCGAACACCGCGATCGCGTCGCCAATCGCGTCGAAGGTCGCCTCCCACTGCTGCTTGCCGGCGCGGATGTAGTCGTGAAGCCGCGCACTCTGCACCGCCACGCCGACCTGATTGGCGACGGTACAGAGGAGCCGCTGGTCGTCGGCCGTGAACCGCCCCGGCTCGGTGCAACCGACGCTCAGCGCGCCGATCAGCTCGTCGCCGACCAGCATCGGCACGCTCAGCGCGGCGCGCATCGGCACCGCGGCGCGGTGCTCCACCGCGACGCACTCGTGAAGGTCGTCGAAGCGGACCGGCCGGCCGGTGGCGAGCACGCGGTCGCTCGGCCGCGGCGCCAGCGGCTCGGCGGCGAGCCACGCGTCGCGTATCTCGCCCGGCGCGCTGATCATCCGGAAATCGTAGGTGCCGGTTTCGGGATCGCGCAGTCGCGCGTCGCTGACGTTGACTTCCAGTCCGCGCATCAGCCGCTGCAGCACCCGCTCGACGAGCTGCTCCGGCGCCAGCAGATGCCGCAGGTCGTCGCCGATCTCGTTGAGCAGCGCCTGCTCCCAGGCGAGCCGCACGTTGGCGCGGTTCACGGCGCGGTGCTCGATGGCCCGGTGCACCGTCGCCAGCAGGTGCCCCGCCTCGAACGGCTTCGCGATGAAGGCGAACGCGTTCATCTCGTACGACGCGACCGCCGCGTTCACCGAGGAGGTGCCGGCGACCACGACGATCTCGGTGTCCCGGGTGCGCGCGCGGATGGCGCGCATCGCCTCGAGGCCGGCATCGTCGCCGGCGCCGAGGTCGATCAGCGCGACGTCGTACGGCTGCCGCGCGATTGCGGCCAGCGCCGCGGTCGGGGTCGGCGCCGCCGTCACGGCGTAGGCGGCCGCGGCCGGATGATGCGCGACCATGGTCAGCAGATCCGGATCGCTTTCGACGATGAGCAGCGTGATCGGTTTCCCCACAGTCCGGCTGCAGATCAGCAAGAGGCGGGCCGCAGCCGCACACGCGCACACGCGGCGATTTGCCTGCCAAACGCTCGCAGACGGTCGCACCGCCGCCGCGCCTGTTTCAGCCGTGAAACGGACCGTGTTTCAGATCTGGTGCTTCTTCAGCAGCCGCCAGAGCGTGGTGCGGCTCACCTGCAGCTCGCGCGCGGTCGCGGCCATCTCGCCGTTGTGGCGGGTCAGCGTGGCGACAATCATCTCGCGCTCGGCGCGCTCGCGCGCCGCCGCCACCGTGCCGTCGGCCGCGGCGGCCTGCGCGTCGGCCTGGCGCGACGCGAACAGCTCCTCGGGCAGATCCGCCGGCTCCAGCACGGCTCCGCGCGCGACCGCCACCGACCGCTGGATCATGTGTTCGAGCTGCCGCACGTTGCCCGGATAGTCGTAGGCCGCGAGCGCCTCGCGCGCGGCGTCGCTCATCCCGGTCACGCCGGCCGGCGCGCCGTATTGATCGAGGAAGAACGCGATCAGGATCTCGACGTCGCCGCGGCGATCGCGGAGGCGCGGCAAGTGGATGCGATGGACGTTCAGCCGGTAGAAGAGATCGCTGCGGAAGCTGCCGCCGTCGACGGCCGCCTGCAGGTCCGCGTTGGTCGCTGCGACGAAGCGGACGTCGACGCGGCGCGGCTCGTTCTCGCCGATGCGGCGCACTTCCCCGGCCTCGAGCGCCCGCAGCAGCTTTGCCTGCACGCCGCCGGGCATCGTGCCAATCTCGTCGAGGAAGAGCGTGCCGCCGCTGGCGTGCTCGATCAGCCCGGCGCGGGCGGCGGCGGCGCCGGTGAACGCGCCGCGGGCGTGGCCGAACAGCTCGTTGTCGAGCAGCGAATCGGTCAGCGCGGCGCAGTTGAGCGCCACGAACGCGCGCTCGGCGCGCGGGCTGAGCCCGTGGATCGCGCGGGCCGCCAGTTCCTTGCCCGTGCCGGTCTCGCCGGTGATGAGGACCGTGCCCGCGACGGCCGCGGCGCGGACGATCAGATCGGTGACCCGGCGCATCGCCTCACTGTCGCCCACCAGGGCGTCGAGCGGCGGCCGCGGCCGCCGCACCTGCCGCTGCAGCAGATCGACCTGGCGCGCGAGCTGCCGGCGATC
This sequence is a window from Vicinamibacterales bacterium. Protein-coding genes within it:
- a CDS encoding sigma-54 dependent transcriptional regulator — encoded protein: MSRILVIDDDQGVRDSISRMLRGAGYTVETAGSGEEGVTLARGNAFDVILSDMRMPGISGLDVLRRLRDQRVDTAFIVMTGFGTVDSAVEAMKLGAVDFVQKPFFRDELLMRVKSVADRRQLARQVDLLQRQVRRPRPPLDALVGDSEAMRRVTDLIVRAAAVAGTVLITGETGTGKELAARAIHGLSPRAERAFVALNCAALTDSLLDNELFGHARGAFTGAAAARAGLIEHASGGTLFLDEIGTMPGGVQAKLLRALEAGEVRRIGENEPRRVDVRFVAATNADLQAAVDGGSFRSDLFYRLNVHRIHLPRLRDRRGDVEILIAFFLDQYGAPAGVTGMSDAAREALAAYDYPGNVRQLEHMIQRSVAVARGAVLEPADLPEELFASRQADAQAAAADGTVAAARERAEREMIVATLTRHNGEMAATARELQVSRTTLWRLLKKHQI